A window from Chryseobacterium vaccae encodes these proteins:
- a CDS encoding RHS repeat domain-containing protein → MKKTNYIKALGLVPVFLGALFYGQAGIGQSTGSAPKQILSFPTSPDAYSFGKVDNIPVDYFKGQVNIDIPIYTIQVDGLSIPISLKYNTGGVKQNEIASSAGLGWSLSIPNRVMRSIEGMDDEKAGIYFKNYTEAHNYYSNSPYDLSDNASDLFYNNLIDSKPDLYSYSLPGAGGSFIVNAGKGYTIPHEDLKISADISSINVTDNKGNIFALSPKNMVMSRRLGSFAETSSNLYLLDNLKTYKNNIISFEYNKNQGYIEKTKYETKNLLKNVVIPYYVYEDGFMEENPPSVQSTENNAEQLITKITFQDGEVNFLYSGDQGEMTTDDSQFRKDLNSNTGAVALKRIIVKNKAGKIIRDFSFIYSYFESDSNVKTHVDYRLKLHRVKNNLENNFYEFTYNDGYALPPRNGNSDDYWGYFNSTMVSNTSIPRYVDGISAYSISNIPTGRDRYTNSLYAQMGVLTKIKYPTGGERKLEYESNSVVTTSVGLFPQISYVTTLISDYMEVENPANQYYETKEMFHTFTPADFQDKMNVKIKVGFANGCYNGINDTSGFPPVGMDPDYEGPLGSCTGSWSVQGQGGKTMSRNGVQYDIIPTLTPIKLTLRRVNECSCSVSISMTYDQMITNNTEKPVGGLRIKQIEDVDASNVSNTRRFLYNSSGALRRKFHFSSPFYRILRPDPAIPEMSGNDVIVENFRISSSGNSYISYNSSDIVTYSKVTEQNDLGEVDHFFTNASEGGTSIFAMNSDPYNEWKMGLPIKTVIRKGSAVLKEQSSTYAFSNIKNSLSGYVPETADEIAFGADFDIVKFHSHSPNVTVPALQLFNYNPIKIYGGKVELKQTREKEYFQNNKTIETVTDYNYSDTNINSPINLISQKTQLADGTTQESIYKYAYEKGNQRLITANQISTPLETEMKKNNKTVSRAETLYNDPSHLFPSSVQSLDIQTNTLATDASYDKYDTKGNPLQYTTKDGISTAIIWGYNSTQPIAKIEGIKYTDIPSSLVTGIITSSDNDNIPPQGVSAEQAELNLLAALDSFRTHASLSGYQITTYSYDPLIGVKSITPPSGIREVYLYDTANRLKEVREHNPSGRIIKEYQYHYKN, encoded by the coding sequence ATGAAGAAAACGAATTATATAAAAGCTCTGGGCCTGGTCCCTGTTTTTTTAGGGGCACTGTTCTATGGACAGGCCGGAATAGGCCAGTCAACCGGATCGGCACCTAAACAGATCCTGTCATTCCCAACAAGTCCTGATGCCTATTCATTTGGCAAAGTAGATAACATCCCTGTGGATTATTTTAAAGGGCAGGTCAATATTGACATTCCTATCTATACCATTCAGGTAGATGGTTTAAGTATTCCCATCAGCTTAAAATACAATACAGGAGGCGTTAAGCAAAATGAAATTGCAAGTTCAGCGGGTCTGGGCTGGTCCTTAAGCATTCCCAACAGGGTGATGAGATCCATTGAAGGAATGGATGATGAAAAAGCCGGGATTTATTTTAAAAATTATACCGAAGCCCATAATTATTATTCCAACAGCCCGTATGATCTGAGCGATAATGCCAGTGATCTGTTCTATAATAACCTCATAGATTCAAAGCCGGATCTGTACAGCTACTCTTTACCGGGAGCCGGAGGGAGCTTTATTGTCAATGCAGGAAAAGGCTATACCATTCCTCATGAAGACCTGAAAATTTCGGCAGATATCTCTTCCATCAATGTAACTGACAACAAGGGAAATATTTTCGCATTAAGCCCTAAAAATATGGTGATGTCACGCCGCCTCGGAAGCTTTGCAGAAACCTCCAGCAATCTTTATCTGTTAGATAACCTGAAGACCTACAAAAATAATATAATCAGTTTTGAGTACAATAAAAATCAGGGCTATATTGAAAAGACAAAATACGAGACGAAGAACCTGCTGAAGAATGTGGTTATTCCCTATTATGTCTATGAAGACGGATTTATGGAAGAAAACCCGCCCAGCGTTCAGAGCACTGAAAATAATGCAGAACAGTTAATTACCAAAATTACCTTCCAGGATGGAGAAGTTAATTTCCTGTACAGCGGGGATCAGGGAGAAATGACTACTGATGACAGCCAGTTCCGGAAAGACCTGAACTCCAATACCGGGGCTGTAGCCTTAAAAAGGATCATCGTAAAAAATAAAGCCGGGAAGATTATCAGGGATTTTTCCTTTATATACAGCTATTTTGAATCTGATAGCAATGTAAAAACCCATGTAGATTACCGCTTAAAATTGCACAGGGTAAAAAATAACCTGGAGAACAACTTTTATGAATTCACCTATAATGACGGCTATGCCCTTCCGCCAAGAAACGGCAATAGTGATGATTATTGGGGATATTTTAATTCTACCATGGTCTCCAATACCAGCATTCCAAGGTATGTAGACGGGATTTCGGCTTATTCAATCAGTAATATTCCTACGGGGAGAGACCGGTATACCAACTCGCTTTACGCTCAAATGGGGGTTCTGACGAAAATAAAATATCCGACAGGAGGAGAAAGAAAACTAGAATATGAAAGCAACTCTGTGGTGACCACCTCTGTAGGACTATTCCCTCAGATTAGCTACGTTACCACCCTAATCAGTGATTATATGGAGGTTGAGAACCCTGCTAATCAGTATTACGAAACGAAGGAGATGTTCCATACCTTCACTCCTGCTGATTTTCAGGATAAAATGAATGTTAAAATCAAAGTAGGCTTTGCCAACGGATGTTATAACGGTATTAATGATACAAGCGGCTTTCCTCCTGTCGGGATGGATCCTGATTATGAGGGACCTCTGGGCAGCTGTACCGGCAGCTGGTCTGTGCAGGGCCAGGGTGGTAAGACAATGAGCCGAAACGGAGTTCAGTATGATATCATTCCGACATTAACGCCCATTAAACTCACTTTAAGAAGAGTCAATGAATGCAGCTGTAGTGTAAGTATTTCGATGACGTATGATCAGATGATTACCAACAATACAGAAAAACCGGTTGGAGGATTAAGAATAAAACAGATTGAAGATGTGGATGCCTCCAACGTAAGCAATACCAGAAGGTTCTTATACAATTCCTCAGGAGCATTACGCAGGAAATTCCATTTCAGCAGTCCTTTTTACAGAATCCTGAGACCAGATCCGGCAATACCTGAAATGTCCGGAAACGATGTAATTGTTGAAAATTTTAGAATTTCATCGTCCGGAAACTCGTATATCAGTTATAATTCTTCCGATATTGTGACCTATTCCAAAGTAACGGAACAGAATGACCTGGGAGAAGTAGATCACTTCTTTACGAATGCTTCTGAAGGAGGGACCAGCATCTTTGCCATGAATTCTGACCCTTACAATGAATGGAAAATGGGACTTCCCATTAAAACAGTGATCAGAAAAGGTTCCGCTGTTTTAAAGGAACAATCCAGTACCTATGCCTTCAGCAATATTAAGAACAGCCTTTCAGGATATGTTCCGGAAACCGCTGATGAGATTGCTTTCGGAGCAGATTTTGATATTGTGAAGTTTCATTCACATTCACCTAATGTTACAGTGCCGGCTCTGCAGCTGTTTAATTACAACCCGATAAAAATTTATGGAGGCAAGGTTGAATTAAAACAGACCCGGGAAAAGGAATACTTCCAGAACAATAAAACCATAGAAACGGTAACGGATTACAATTATTCAGACACGAATATCAACAGCCCGATCAATCTGATTTCGCAGAAAACACAGCTGGCAGATGGCACAACCCAGGAAAGCATCTATAAATATGCCTATGAAAAAGGAAATCAGCGCCTTATTACAGCGAATCAGATCAGTACTCCTCTGGAAACCGAAATGAAGAAAAATAATAAAACCGTTTCCAGGGCGGAAACCCTGTATAATGATCCTTCCCATTTATTCCCAAGTTCTGTGCAGTCACTGGATATTCAGACTAATACTTTAGCGACAGATGCTAGCTATGATAAATATGATACCAAAGGAAATCCGTTACAGTACACCACCAAAGACGGAATTTCCACCGCCATCATTTGGGGATATAACAGTACCCAGCCGATCGCTAAAATAGAAGGCATTAAATACACCGATATTCCATCCTCTTTAGTGACCGGTATCATCACCTCGTCAGACAATGACAATATTCCCCCTCAGGGCGTATCGGCAGAACAGGCTGAGCTGAACCTCTTGGCGGCACTGGACAGTTTCAGAACTCATGCTTCATTATCCGGCTATCAGATCACCACTTACAGCTACGATCCATTAATCGGGGTGAAAAGCATCACACCACCTTCGGGAATCCGGGAAGTATACCTGTATGATACGGCGAACAGGCTGAAAGAAGTAAGAGAACACAACCCGAGCGGCAGAATCATTAAAGAATACCAATACCACTATAAAAACTAA
- a CDS encoding RHS repeat-associated core domain-containing protein, whose amino-acid sequence MSYAKNSEGVLEITDVNNYYPFGLNHIEGQIAKGTLGSYFNYKYNGKELQETGMYDYGARMYMPDLGRWGVVDPLAEQYRRWSPYNYAVNNPIRFIDPDGRGVNDVIITGDYKDKVLAQLQAATNGQLDLKMDEGGKVTATAVKGAKLTDASATFLKATQDNCNIAVLKSDGDYRFDDGTFYVGGAYGGSKMAGNGKMIGINVVNPMVNEKMDEALGIPKGVGTLHEALELYSGLLNSPGSPGATSEENNAKGYNAAHKDAKKLDPRFRDPGSDFTTERTKDRVRNTDGRLLYTEEEVFYINKKTKEQTSLGRFKTLP is encoded by the coding sequence GTGAGCTATGCCAAAAACAGCGAAGGCGTTCTTGAAATAACGGATGTGAACAATTATTATCCTTTTGGTCTCAACCATATTGAAGGACAAATAGCTAAAGGGACGTTGGGAAGTTATTTTAACTATAAGTACAATGGCAAGGAGCTACAGGAAACAGGGATGTATGATTACGGCGCAAGAATGTATATGCCGGATCTGGGAAGATGGGGTGTTGTTGATCCGCTGGCGGAGCAATATCGCAGATGGTCGCCTTACAACTATGCTGTAAACAATCCTATTAGATTTATTGATCCAGATGGCCGCGGTGTAAATGATGTTATTATAACGGGAGATTATAAAGATAAGGTTTTAGCTCAATTACAGGCTGCTACAAATGGACAGTTAGATTTGAAGATGGACGAAGGTGGAAAAGTAACAGCTACAGCAGTAAAAGGAGCAAAATTAACGGATGCGTCCGCAACATTTTTAAAGGCAACGCAAGATAACTGTAATATAGCGGTCTTGAAATCAGATGGAGATTATAGATTCGACGATGGTACATTTTATGTTGGAGGAGCTTATGGAGGAAGCAAAATGGCTGGAAATGGGAAAATGATAGGAATTAATGTCGTAAATCCTATGGTTAATGAAAAAATGGATGAAGCTTTAGGTATACCAAAAGGAGTTGGTACTCTTCATGAAGCTCTTGAACTTTACTCAGGATTACTCAATAGTCCTGGTAGTCCTGGAGCAACATCTGAAGAAAATAACGCAAAAGGATATAATGCTGCTCATAAAGATGCAAAAAAATTAGATCCAAGATTTAGAGACCCAGGTAGTGACTTCACTACTGAACGTACAAAGGATAGGGTACGAAATACTGATGGAAGACTTTTATACACAGAAGAAGAAGTATTTTATATAAATAAAAAAACGAAAGAACAGACGTCTTTAGGGCGTTTTAAAACCTTACCATAA
- a CDS encoding DUF6443 domain-containing protein — MKKYIFPIGTLLLSGIAQAQLTDTENYVQSKTYLDYNGTQPSKTLETVQYVDGLGRPKQVVNVKASPLGRDVVTHITYDEFGRQIKEYLPIPQAGTLNGAIVPNPLANASSTPYGSEKIYAEKVLENSPLDRILEQKQVGTAWAGKPVKFEYDASEDGDVRKYTVTTTWVNGATQSEFSSVESYGAAQLYKNTIIDEDGNKTIEFKNGKGQVILVRKILNKIKNTDTYYVYNEYDQLAFVLPPLASGAASLDEATLKNLCYQYRYDGRNRLVEKKLPGKGWEYMVYDKSDRLVLTQDASLEQKNEWLLTKYDSYGRVAYTAIIAGGSRSSMQAQAGPNLIVEKRHTTGFTQDGMQVQYTNDYFNALKKVLSVNYYDTYPQYSFNPSFPTSIEGETVLTDTPSLDGRSTKGLAVMSLVKNIEDDNWTTNYSYYDTKGRVIGTHSINHLGGYTKTESKLDFAGAVQKGVTRHKRLSTDTERVITENFTYDHQNRLLVHKHQVDSNPEEILAQNSYNELSQLETKKVGGTNAGSPLQTINYLYNIRGWMTQINDPGNLGNDLFGYKINYNQVEGEETPNNDYSSLKVKPKFNGNIAEVSWKTLTEENEPLKRYGYVYDGLNRLSAGFYQKQGNETAKEYFEIPEYDLNGNITRLKRSAALQTGSTAAVVIDDLRYDYTGNKLTKVTDAQQNSSGYPYLASPGTIGYDNDNGAGNGNMTSHPDKGISSIQYNYLNLPKQITQNSNLTQYTYRADGVKVKKLFKNLETHYLDGFQYKSTFGIESWNGEGTYHPSPNEVPVLKLRIIPTSEGYYDDLLGQYVYHYIDHLGNVRLSYADKSGDGIIQPRRFNASNCTGWWCIEDWRPGEIVEVNNYYPFGLLHDYTATTQNAYQYKYNGKELQETGMYDYGARMYMPDLGRWGVVDNKAEKYLSMSSYIYAGNNPIAFMDPDGNELILSFATDTARKSYEDLVSASLGGKYSAIYTKIEGTDTYKVTLNMINKDTSLTKEQQAFYESYNEVVGAKEVVSQSIVENDKMTEVGSWQTGKIDIVDVLEFDKAGKGGTSSAGALTHEHTEQLEKAKMGISQGKLGKVERNDSGNIVKLPDFDKAHAKAFKKEGKVNGNERVETDGPMSINVYQEKDKTKTNQAIWPTDEGGLRIKKTKL; from the coding sequence ATGAAAAAATACATATTCCCGATAGGTACCCTGCTGCTCTCAGGTATAGCCCAGGCTCAGCTTACCGATACAGAAAATTACGTCCAGTCCAAGACCTACCTTGATTATAACGGAACCCAGCCTTCCAAAACATTAGAAACCGTTCAGTATGTTGATGGTCTTGGAAGGCCCAAACAGGTTGTTAATGTAAAAGCTTCTCCTCTGGGAAGAGATGTGGTTACCCATATCACGTATGATGAGTTTGGAAGGCAGATTAAAGAATACCTTCCCATTCCCCAGGCAGGAACCTTAAACGGTGCTATTGTTCCCAATCCACTGGCTAATGCTTCAAGTACACCTTATGGCTCAGAAAAGATCTATGCTGAGAAAGTCCTGGAAAACTCACCTTTAGACCGTATTCTTGAACAGAAGCAGGTAGGAACAGCATGGGCAGGAAAACCTGTGAAATTTGAGTATGATGCTTCTGAAGACGGGGACGTAAGGAAATATACCGTCACCACGACCTGGGTAAACGGAGCTACCCAATCAGAGTTTAGTTCTGTAGAAAGCTATGGTGCTGCACAGCTGTATAAAAACACAATTATTGATGAAGACGGTAATAAGACCATCGAATTCAAGAATGGAAAAGGCCAGGTTATTTTAGTCAGAAAAATACTCAACAAAATCAAAAATACAGACACCTACTATGTTTATAATGAATATGATCAGTTGGCTTTTGTTCTCCCGCCATTAGCTTCCGGAGCGGCATCGCTGGATGAAGCCACGCTCAAAAATCTTTGCTATCAGTACCGTTATGACGGTAGAAACCGTTTGGTAGAAAAGAAACTTCCGGGTAAAGGCTGGGAATACATGGTGTATGATAAATCAGACCGTCTGGTCCTTACCCAGGATGCGAGTTTAGAGCAGAAAAACGAATGGCTGCTTACCAAATATGATTCTTATGGCAGGGTTGCTTATACCGCAATTATTGCAGGAGGCAGCAGAAGCAGCATGCAGGCTCAGGCAGGTCCTAATTTAATTGTGGAAAAGAGGCATACCACAGGATTTACTCAGGACGGGATGCAGGTGCAATATACCAATGATTATTTTAATGCTCTTAAAAAAGTTCTGAGTGTTAATTATTATGATACATATCCCCAGTACAGCTTCAATCCTTCTTTTCCAACATCTATTGAAGGAGAAACTGTTCTGACTGATACCCCTTCCTTAGATGGAAGAAGTACCAAAGGTCTTGCTGTGATGAGCCTGGTGAAGAATATTGAAGATGATAACTGGACCACAAATTACTCTTATTATGATACCAAAGGAAGAGTGATCGGAACCCACTCGATTAATCATTTAGGAGGCTACACCAAAACAGAATCTAAGCTTGATTTTGCAGGAGCTGTTCAAAAAGGTGTAACACGGCACAAAAGGCTAAGCACCGATACCGAAAGAGTAATTACAGAAAATTTCACGTATGACCACCAGAACAGGTTACTCGTTCATAAGCATCAGGTGGACAGTAATCCTGAAGAGATTCTGGCCCAGAACAGCTACAATGAGCTGTCTCAATTGGAAACCAAGAAGGTGGGAGGAACCAATGCAGGATCACCATTGCAGACGATTAATTATCTGTATAATATCAGAGGCTGGATGACCCAGATCAACGATCCTGGTAACTTAGGTAATGACCTGTTTGGTTATAAGATTAACTACAATCAGGTAGAAGGAGAAGAAACACCAAACAATGATTACAGCAGTTTAAAAGTAAAGCCTAAATTCAACGGAAATATCGCAGAAGTATCCTGGAAAACGTTAACCGAAGAAAACGAACCATTGAAAAGATATGGCTATGTTTATGACGGATTAAACCGTCTTTCCGCAGGTTTTTACCAGAAGCAGGGTAATGAAACGGCCAAAGAATATTTTGAAATCCCGGAATATGATCTGAACGGAAATATCACTAGACTGAAAAGATCAGCTGCCCTCCAGACAGGAAGTACAGCTGCTGTTGTGATTGATGATTTAAGATATGATTATACAGGCAATAAGCTGACTAAGGTGACCGATGCTCAGCAGAATTCATCAGGCTATCCATACCTTGCCAGTCCCGGAACAATTGGGTATGACAATGATAATGGCGCCGGAAATGGGAATATGACCAGTCATCCGGATAAAGGCATTTCTTCAATTCAGTATAATTATTTAAATTTACCAAAACAGATTACCCAAAACTCAAATCTCACCCAATATACCTATAGGGCAGATGGAGTAAAAGTGAAGAAGCTCTTTAAAAATCTGGAAACCCATTATCTGGATGGCTTTCAGTACAAATCTACGTTTGGTATAGAATCATGGAATGGAGAAGGGACTTACCATCCTAGCCCCAATGAAGTTCCGGTCTTAAAACTCAGAATCATCCCTACCTCTGAGGGATATTACGATGATCTTTTGGGACAATATGTCTATCATTATATTGACCATCTTGGAAATGTAAGATTGAGCTATGCAGATAAAAGCGGTGATGGAATTATCCAGCCAAGAAGGTTTAATGCATCCAATTGTACAGGTTGGTGGTGTATAGAGGACTGGAGGCCAGGGGAAATTGTGGAAGTGAACAATTATTATCCATTTGGGTTATTGCATGATTATACAGCAACAACACAGAATGCTTATCAGTACAAGTACAACGGCAAGGAGCTTCAAGAGACGGGAATGTATGACTATGGAGCGAGGATGTATATGCCGGATTTGGGAAGATGGGGTGTGGTGGATAATAAAGCTGAAAAATATCTTTCAATGTCATCTTATATCTATGCAGGAAATAATCCAATTGCGTTTATGGATCCTGACGGAAATGAATTAATTCTTTCATTTGCTACTGATACGGCACGGAAATCCTATGAGGATTTAGTGAGTGCCTCACTAGGAGGTAAATATTCAGCAATTTATACAAAAATAGAAGGTACAGATACATATAAGGTAACTCTTAATATGATTAATAAAGATACTTCCCTAACAAAAGAACAACAAGCTTTCTATGAAAGCTATAATGAAGTGGTTGGAGCAAAAGAAGTTGTTAGTCAATCAATAGTAGAAAATGACAAAATGACAGAAGTTGGAAGTTGGCAAACAGGAAAAATAGATATAGTTGATGTCTTAGAATTTGATAAAGCAGGTAAAGGTGGTACTAGTAGTGCTGGTGCTTTAACACACGAACATACTGAACAATTGGAAAAAGCTAAAATGGGTATTTCACAAGGAAAGCTTGGGAAAGTCGAAAGAAATGACAGTGGTAATATTGTAAAATTACCAGATTTTGATAAAGCACATGCAAAAGCTTTTAAAAAAGAAGGAAAAGTAAATGGGAATGAAAGAGTAGAAACAGATGGACCAATGAGCATTAATGTATATCAAGAAAAAGATAAAACTAAAACAAATCAAGCTATTTGGCCAACAGATGAAGGAGGATTAAGAATTAAAAAGACAAAGTTATAG
- a CDS encoding T9SS type A sorting domain-containing protein, with amino-acid sequence MRKMYAGALTVCSVFTFSAQEVLWQKDLKSSTQDFLSQITTTIDQQYLITGSSIQTKSQQPAANKQNNGYDFHLVKLNQQGEQVWEKYLSGQNHDYLSASVSTQEGGFLIAGTSFSGKGLDKKEESKGGSDLWLVRLNEFGDELWQKTLGTASDEEARAVVQTTDLGFFVAGNVQNSSKGYGSKDAWIIRLDKNGKELSQVILGGKGLDEVEKMIPTKDGGVLIGIYSRSSIGGNKKTENSGEGDYWIVKLDKTGKVEWEKNYGGKGDDHLRTLALTSTGYLIGGESRSERSGNKTVGIEEGTDLWLVALNERGEEQWQKSYNFKNRDILMGMSVIHSADDKTSKGILLGGYTQAEGRIEKDDETFWMLYLDQEGNEQWRKHITGENRKKEERLSDIKLNRDGSIILAGTSAEELGKENWKIVKLGDSQLDKLIEKQDIKIYPNPVSDYAYIEIGVDFSESDILVYDMGGRQLQNVKTKNKVTKINTQPLVQGAYLVVIKTDTNKTANAKLIKK; translated from the coding sequence ATGAGAAAAATGTATGCAGGCGCTCTGACTGTATGTAGCGTCTTTACTTTTTCTGCGCAGGAAGTCTTATGGCAGAAAGACCTCAAATCCTCCACTCAGGATTTCCTAAGCCAGATTACCACCACCATCGATCAGCAATACCTGATTACTGGAAGCTCAATTCAAACAAAAAGCCAACAACCAGCTGCTAACAAGCAGAACAATGGCTACGATTTCCACCTTGTTAAACTCAACCAACAGGGAGAACAGGTCTGGGAAAAATACCTTTCAGGACAAAATCACGACTATCTTTCCGCTTCTGTTTCTACGCAGGAAGGAGGATTCCTTATAGCAGGCACCTCGTTTTCAGGTAAGGGACTGGACAAAAAAGAAGAATCCAAAGGCGGATCAGATCTCTGGCTGGTAAGACTGAATGAATTCGGGGATGAATTATGGCAGAAAACATTAGGAACCGCTTCCGATGAAGAAGCCAGAGCAGTCGTTCAGACTACAGATTTAGGATTCTTTGTGGCAGGTAATGTTCAGAACTCTTCCAAAGGTTATGGCTCTAAAGATGCCTGGATCATCAGACTGGATAAAAATGGGAAAGAACTTTCGCAAGTAATCTTAGGCGGAAAAGGATTAGATGAAGTAGAGAAAATGATCCCGACAAAAGACGGCGGTGTCCTAATAGGGATTTATTCACGAAGCTCAATTGGAGGAAACAAGAAAACGGAGAATTCCGGCGAAGGCGATTACTGGATTGTAAAGCTTGATAAAACGGGAAAAGTAGAATGGGAAAAGAATTATGGAGGAAAAGGAGATGATCATTTAAGAACTCTTGCTTTAACATCCACAGGTTATCTTATTGGCGGAGAATCCCGATCCGAGAGATCCGGCAACAAAACCGTAGGCATAGAAGAAGGCACTGATTTATGGTTGGTTGCTTTAAACGAAAGAGGAGAAGAACAATGGCAGAAATCCTACAACTTCAAAAACCGTGATATTCTGATGGGGATGAGTGTGATTCATTCCGCAGATGATAAAACTTCCAAAGGAATATTACTCGGTGGTTACACCCAGGCAGAAGGGAGAATAGAAAAAGATGATGAAACATTCTGGATGCTGTATCTGGATCAGGAGGGCAACGAACAGTGGAGAAAGCATATTACCGGAGAAAACCGAAAGAAAGAAGAAAGACTTTCGGATATTAAACTGAACAGAGATGGCTCGATCATTCTTGCCGGCACCAGTGCGGAGGAATTAGGAAAAGAGAACTGGAAAATTGTGAAACTGGGTGACAGTCAGCTGGATAAGCTCATCGAAAAACAGGACATCAAAATTTATCCGAATCCGGTCTCCGATTATGCTTACATAGAAATAGGTGTTGACTTTTCAGAATCCGATATTCTGGTGTATGACATGGGCGGAAGACAGCTTCAGAACGTGAAAACTAAGAATAAAGTGACTAAGATTAATACCCAGCCACTGGTTCAGGGGGCTTACCTAGTAGTGATTAAAACCGATACTAATAAAACAGCGAATGCAAAACTGATAAAGAAATAA